In a single window of the Pontibacter russatus genome:
- a CDS encoding glycosyltransferase family 4 protein, protein MMRVLHLVSEKTWRGGEQQVAYLVAELQRHQAESYVACPRGSAFEAHCQQHRLPYLALSFSKLRLLSDARRLKAYINRHQIQLVHMHSSLAHTLGVLAHMLGARASLVLSRRVEFSIGRNPFSTFKYNYSGIKRIICVSDSVRRQMAASIQDGSKCVTVYSGIDLKGATANVSQNRNFLRSAYQVPQYLKLIGNVSALDKHKDYFTFLETARILKESGVNAKYFAIGSGPLEAEIKKHAVHLGLQDDVVFTGFLTNAKEVLAELDVFLFTTVKEGIGSTVLDAFANKVPVVATSAGGVPEIVRHGQTGMLAPLRDAKALATHVQQVLRDAPLRERLVEQAYQLALTFTQEQTAIRTFAVYKEVLGIR, encoded by the coding sequence ATGATGCGCGTACTGCACCTGGTATCGGAGAAAACGTGGCGCGGCGGCGAGCAGCAGGTGGCTTACCTGGTGGCGGAGTTGCAGCGGCACCAGGCAGAGAGCTACGTGGCCTGCCCGCGCGGCTCCGCCTTCGAGGCCCACTGCCAGCAGCACCGCCTCCCGTACCTGGCGCTCTCCTTTTCAAAGCTGCGGCTCCTTAGCGATGCTCGCAGGTTGAAAGCATATATAAACCGGCACCAAATTCAGTTGGTACACATGCACTCCAGCCTGGCCCACACGCTGGGCGTGCTGGCCCATATGCTGGGCGCGCGGGCCAGCCTGGTGCTGAGCCGCCGCGTGGAGTTCAGCATCGGCCGCAACCCCTTCTCCACCTTCAAATACAACTACAGCGGTATCAAACGCATTATTTGCGTATCGGACAGCGTGCGCAGGCAAATGGCGGCTAGCATACAGGACGGCAGCAAGTGCGTAACCGTATATAGCGGCATCGACCTGAAGGGCGCCACTGCGAACGTCAGCCAGAACCGGAATTTCCTCCGCAGCGCCTACCAGGTGCCCCAGTACCTGAAACTCATCGGCAACGTATCGGCGCTCGACAAACACAAAGATTACTTTACCTTTCTGGAGACAGCGAGGATTCTGAAGGAAAGTGGGGTGAATGCAAAGTATTTCGCCATCGGCAGCGGCCCTCTGGAGGCAGAGATAAAAAAACATGCTGTACATTTAGGGCTTCAGGATGATGTAGTGTTCACGGGCTTTCTCACCAACGCGAAAGAGGTGCTGGCCGAGCTGGATGTTTTCTTGTTCACGACGGTAAAAGAAGGCATCGGCAGCACTGTCCTGGACGCCTTCGCCAACAAGGTGCCGGTGGTGGCCACCAGCGCCGGGGGGGTCCCGGAGATAGTGCGGCACGGGCAGACCGGCATGCTGGCCCCGCTCAGAGATGCAAAGGCACTGGCAACCCATGTGCAGCAGGTGCTGCGCGATGCACCGCTGCGCGAGCGCCTGGTGGAGCAGGCTTACCAACTGGCGCTAACGTTCACGCAGGAGCAGACTGCCATAAGAACGTTTGCTGTTTACAAAGAAGTTTTAGGCATTCGCTAA
- a CDS encoding glycosyltransferase family 2 protein, with protein sequence MPGVSAIIICKDEEQFIAGAIESLLWADEVLLVDSYSTDNTLPIARRYPVRILQRPFDNYSRQRNWAMEQATQPWVLMLDADERIPAGLQQELTQLLKASPVSPAYKIRRKNFFMGREVRYSGWQNDAVVRLFDKSQCRYSDKQVHEELVVPGGNIGKLRHQMLHYTYRSLPHFLDKWNQYSWLSAQDKAKRTGKVTFFHLAVKPMVRFLKQYFLKLGVLDGRVGFIIAYLAASSVFMRYLKMWRLQEENQQAEQ encoded by the coding sequence ATGCCGGGTGTAAGCGCCATTATTATATGCAAGGACGAAGAGCAGTTTATTGCAGGCGCCATTGAGTCGCTGCTGTGGGCGGATGAGGTGCTGCTGGTAGACTCCTACAGCACCGACAACACCCTGCCTATAGCGCGCCGGTACCCTGTCAGGATTCTGCAGCGCCCTTTCGACAACTACTCGCGGCAGCGCAACTGGGCCATGGAGCAGGCCACGCAGCCTTGGGTGCTGATGTTGGACGCAGACGAGCGCATTCCCGCCGGCCTGCAGCAGGAACTGACACAGCTGTTGAAAGCCTCGCCGGTGAGCCCCGCCTACAAAATCCGGCGCAAAAACTTTTTCATGGGTCGGGAGGTGCGGTACAGCGGCTGGCAAAACGACGCGGTGGTGCGCCTCTTCGACAAAAGCCAGTGCCGCTACTCCGATAAGCAGGTACACGAAGAACTGGTGGTGCCCGGTGGCAACATCGGCAAGCTCCGCCACCAGATGCTGCACTACACCTACCGCAGCCTGCCGCACTTCCTCGACAAGTGGAACCAGTACAGCTGGCTTTCGGCGCAGGACAAGGCGAAGCGGACAGGCAAAGTGACGTTTTTTCACCTGGCCGTGAAGCCAATGGTCCGCTTTCTGAAGCAGTACTTCCTGAAGCTGGGGGTTTTGGACGGGCGCGTCGGGTTTATCATCGCTTACCTGGCAGCCAGCAGCGTGTTTATGCGCTACCTGAAGATGTGGCGGCTGCAGGAGGAAAATCAACAAGCGGAACAATGA
- a CDS encoding citrate synthase has protein sequence MSENAEIILEGNSYKMPVVVGAEDEKSIDISSLRAQSGYITLDAGYKNTGATTSAITFLDGEQGVLRYRGYPIEQLAEKSSFIEVAYLLIYGALPTATELNDFSDRIKRHTLVNEDMRKILDGFPYTAHPMGILSALVSSLTAFYPESLKSNQSPEEMDLSIIRLMAKISTIAAWSYKNSIGHPVIYPKNKLDYCSNFLHMMFAYPTEDYEVDPVVVDALNKLLILHADHEQNCSTSTVRLVGSAHASLYSSVSAGISALWGPLHGGANQAVIEMLEAIKADGGDSKKFIEKAKDKNDPFRLMGFGHRVYKNFDPRAKIIKKSADEVLNALGVQDQILDIAKELEAAALNDPYFVERKLYPNVDFYSGIIYRAIGIPTNMFTVMFALGRLPGWIAQWKEMRENKEPIGRPRQVYIGETERDYVPMEKR, from the coding sequence ATGTCAGAAAATGCTGAAATTATTTTAGAGGGCAACTCCTATAAAATGCCAGTAGTAGTGGGTGCCGAGGATGAGAAATCCATTGACATTTCATCTTTGCGCGCGCAGTCTGGTTATATCACCCTGGACGCAGGCTATAAAAACACCGGAGCCACCACCAGCGCCATCACATTTCTGGACGGTGAGCAAGGCGTGCTGCGCTACAGAGGATACCCCATAGAGCAACTGGCCGAGAAGTCGAGCTTTATTGAGGTGGCTTACCTGCTCATCTACGGTGCGCTGCCCACGGCAACGGAACTCAACGATTTCAGCGACAGGATCAAGCGCCATACCCTGGTGAACGAGGACATGCGCAAGATCCTGGACGGCTTCCCCTACACGGCGCACCCGATGGGCATCCTCTCTGCGTTGGTCAGCTCTCTTACTGCCTTTTACCCCGAGTCGCTTAAGTCGAACCAATCGCCCGAGGAGATGGACCTCTCCATCATCCGCCTGATGGCGAAGATATCAACCATCGCCGCCTGGTCTTACAAAAACTCTATCGGGCACCCGGTGATATACCCCAAAAACAAGCTGGACTACTGCTCTAACTTCCTGCACATGATGTTTGCCTACCCAACGGAGGACTATGAGGTTGACCCGGTGGTGGTAGACGCCCTGAACAAGCTGCTTATCCTGCACGCCGACCACGAGCAGAACTGCTCTACCTCCACCGTGCGCCTGGTGGGCTCTGCCCATGCCAGCCTCTATTCCTCGGTTTCTGCCGGTATCAGCGCGCTCTGGGGCCCGCTGCACGGCGGTGCCAACCAGGCCGTGATCGAGATGCTGGAAGCCATCAAAGCAGACGGCGGCGACTCGAAGAAGTTTATCGAGAAGGCAAAAGACAAAAACGACCCGTTCCGTCTGATGGGCTTCGGGCACCGGGTTTACAAGAACTTCGACCCGCGCGCCAAAATCATCAAGAAATCAGCGGATGAGGTGCTGAACGCCCTCGGCGTACAGGATCAGATCCTCGACATCGCCAAGGAGTTGGAGGCAGCCGCCCTGAACGACCCATACTTCGTGGAGCGCAAACTGTACCCGAACGTGGACTTCTACTCCGGCATCATCTACCGCGCCATCGGCATCCCGACCAATATGTTCACGGTGATGTTTGCCCTGGGCCGCCTGCCGGGCTGGATAGCCCAATGGAAAGAGATGCGCGAGAACAAGGAACCGATTGGCCGCCCGCGCCAGGTATATATAGGAGAGACGGAGCGCGATTACGTTCCGATGGAGAAGCGATAA